A portion of the Thermodesulfobacteriota bacterium genome contains these proteins:
- the pyrE gene encoding orotate phosphoribosyltransferase produces the protein MKVDAGRSARFPSELAADRNRFLSILREKSYEKRKVVLSSGKESDFYIDCRQTTLDAEGAVLTGRLFCAMLEVGERPEAVGGITLGADPIVTAVSITSAMRGWPVPAFIIRKEPKKHGTAQWIEGTKNLRPGMRVAILEDVVTTGASTLRAIERAALSGLVVARVLCLVDRNEGGAEAVAAAGFRIEPMFLKEEVENA, from the coding sequence ATGAAGGTCGATGCCGGCCGGTCCGCACGGTTCCCGTCCGAGCTTGCCGCGGACAGGAACCGCTTCCTGTCCATCCTGAGGGAAAAGAGCTACGAGAAGCGGAAGGTCGTCCTGTCCTCGGGGAAGGAGTCCGACTTCTACATCGACTGCCGGCAGACCACGCTCGACGCGGAAGGCGCCGTGCTCACGGGGCGGCTATTCTGCGCGATGCTGGAGGTCGGGGAGCGGCCGGAGGCGGTGGGCGGGATCACCCTCGGGGCCGACCCGATCGTCACGGCGGTCTCGATCACCAGCGCGATGCGGGGATGGCCTGTCCCCGCGTTCATCATCCGCAAGGAGCCGAAGAAGCACGGGACGGCGCAGTGGATCGAGGGGACGAAGAACCTGAGGCCGGGGATGCGCGTCGCGATCCTGGAGGACGTGGTCACGACGGGGGCATCGACGCTGCGCGCCATCGAGCGGGCCGCCCTGTCCGGGCTCGTCGTCGCGCGCGTGCTGTGCCTTGTAGACCGGAACGAAGGCGGAGCGGAGGCCGTGGCCGCGGCGGGGTTCCGGATCGAGCCGATGTTCCTGAAGGAGGAAGTGGAGAATGCCTGA
- a CDS encoding Ni/Fe hydrogenase subunit alpha, with protein MTADGGKGKRYTILPVTRVEGHGKVTIHMDDSGVVDHARLHIVEFRGFERFILGRPFWEVPVIVQRLCGICPVSHHLAAAKAMDRIVGGERLTPTAEKVRRLMHYGQIFQSHALHFFHLASPDFLFGTDGTAASAFGAPPEKRNILAVAAKFPDLAVQGVMMRKYGQEIIRRTAGKKIHGTGAVPGGVNKNLSLAERDDLLKDADRMLAWAREAVGIARDFTMEHLDELAPFGSFDSNHLSLVRESDGALDLYEGVLRAVDKDRNMILVDVNPQRYLDVLMEEVRPWSYMKFPFLKELGPEYGWYRVGPLARLNTASFIDTEEANAAHGEFRELHKDRANNVTMCYHWARMIELLHAIEKIRELLLDPDLQGRELLASGPRREEAVAVVEAPRGTLFHHYRVNRNDEVTMCNLIVSTTNNNEPMNRAVTKVAKDHFSGRKEISGKLLNCIEVAIRAYDPCLSCATHAVGEMPLDVELVDASGEVMAKMVRDAGAAGEG; from the coding sequence ATGACGGCCGACGGCGGCAAGGGGAAACGGTACACGATCCTTCCGGTGACCCGCGTGGAGGGACACGGGAAGGTGACGATCCATATGGACGATTCGGGCGTGGTGGACCACGCGCGCCTGCACATCGTCGAGTTCCGCGGCTTCGAGCGGTTCATCCTCGGAAGGCCGTTCTGGGAAGTGCCGGTCATCGTCCAGCGGCTGTGCGGGATCTGCCCCGTGAGCCACCACCTGGCGGCGGCCAAGGCCATGGACCGGATCGTGGGGGGGGAGCGGCTCACCCCCACGGCGGAGAAGGTGCGCCGGCTCATGCATTACGGCCAGATTTTCCAGAGCCACGCGCTGCACTTCTTCCACCTGGCCTCCCCGGATTTCCTTTTCGGCACGGACGGCACGGCGGCGAGCGCCTTCGGCGCCCCTCCGGAAAAGCGCAACATCCTCGCGGTGGCCGCGAAGTTCCCGGACCTTGCGGTCCAGGGCGTGATGATGCGCAAGTACGGGCAGGAGATCATCCGGAGGACGGCCGGGAAGAAGATCCACGGCACCGGCGCCGTCCCCGGGGGCGTGAACAAGAACCTCTCCCTCGCGGAGCGGGACGATCTGCTCAAGGACGCCGACAGGATGCTGGCGTGGGCGCGCGAGGCGGTCGGCATCGCGCGCGACTTCACCATGGAGCATCTCGACGAGCTTGCGCCCTTCGGCTCGTTCGACTCAAACCACCTGTCGCTGGTGCGGGAGTCCGACGGGGCGCTCGACCTGTACGAGGGGGTGCTGCGCGCCGTGGACAAGGACCGCAACATGATCCTCGTCGACGTGAACCCCCAGAGGTACCTCGACGTGCTGATGGAGGAGGTGCGCCCCTGGTCGTACATGAAGTTCCCCTTCCTGAAGGAGCTGGGCCCCGAATACGGCTGGTACCGGGTCGGGCCGCTGGCGCGCCTGAACACGGCGTCGTTCATCGACACCGAAGAGGCGAACGCCGCGCACGGGGAGTTCCGGGAGCTGCACAAGGACCGGGCGAACAACGTCACCATGTGCTACCATTGGGCCCGGATGATCGAGCTGCTCCACGCGATCGAGAAGATCCGGGAGCTGCTCCTGGATCCGGACCTGCAGGGGAGGGAGCTGCTCGCCTCCGGGCCGCGCCGGGAGGAGGCGGTCGCCGTCGTCGAGGCGCCCCGGGGAACTCTCTTTCACCATTACCGCGTGAACCGAAACGACGAGGTGACGATGTGCAACCTCATCGTGTCCACGACCAATAACAACGAGCCGATGAACCGCGCCGTCACGAAGGTGGCCAAGGACCATTTCAGCGGGCGGAAGGAGATCTCCGGGAAGCTGCTGAACTGCATCGAGGTGGCCATCCGCGCCTACGATCCCTGCCTCTCCTGCGCGACGCACGCCGTGGGGGAGATGCCGCTGGACGTCGAGCTGGTCGATGCTTCGGGGGAAGTCATGGCGAAAATGGTGCGCGACGCGGGGGCCGCGGGAGAGGGATGA
- a CDS encoding phenylacetate--CoA ligase family protein → MRARLEETVRHARLRSPFYRGKYASLPREIRDIGILPSVSKRELMENFDAWATDPAVRRETADAFVADPSRIGQLYLDRYVAFSSSGTTGSPVILLQDSAAMTVYQALFLERRIPSLLSARDLFPLLKCHVRIATIIATGGHFASSVVDARARVHWPRLYGRNRTFSLMSPMPELVDALNDYRPAVVGTYPTALAVLAEEQAAGRLRIRPALLLSGAERLSRPLAERISAAFRCPVRDTYAASEFMGIAFDCRLGRMHVNADWVVLEPVDAEGRPSLPGEPSRTTLLTNLANRLQPLIRYDLGDSVTTMPERCPCGSPLPVVRPEGRRDETLRVEREDGTSVPLLPLVLATVIEETTGLSRYQLLQAGPSALRLRFEEAPGLDRAQVGAEAERRLRAYLSSVGVGAVSIERSEERPQVNPSGGKTRSFLVERSSTSSRSP, encoded by the coding sequence ATGCGGGCCCGTCTCGAGGAAACGGTACGCCACGCGAGGCTCCGATCGCCCTTCTACCGCGGGAAATACGCCTCCCTCCCGCGGGAGATCCGGGACATCGGGATTCTCCCTTCCGTCTCCAAACGGGAGTTGATGGAGAATTTCGACGCCTGGGCGACCGATCCCGCGGTTCGAAGGGAAACGGCGGACGCGTTCGTCGCCGATCCCTCCCGCATCGGGCAGCTCTACCTGGACCGTTACGTCGCTTTCTCTTCTTCCGGAACGACCGGTTCCCCCGTCATCCTGCTGCAGGACTCCGCGGCGATGACGGTCTACCAGGCGCTCTTCCTGGAGCGCCGCATCCCGTCACTGCTCTCCGCCCGGGACCTTTTTCCGCTTCTCAAGTGCCACGTGCGCATCGCGACGATCATCGCGACGGGGGGCCATTTCGCCAGCTCGGTGGTCGACGCCCGCGCCCGTGTCCATTGGCCGCGGCTGTACGGGCGCAACCGCACGTTTTCCCTGATGTCGCCCATGCCGGAGCTGGTGGACGCCCTGAACGATTACCGGCCGGCCGTCGTGGGGACCTATCCCACGGCGCTGGCCGTCCTTGCGGAGGAGCAGGCGGCGGGACGGCTGCGGATCCGCCCCGCCCTGCTGCTCTCGGGCGCCGAGCGGCTCTCCCGACCGCTCGCCGAGCGGATCTCCGCCGCGTTCCGCTGCCCCGTGCGCGACACCTACGCCGCTTCGGAATTCATGGGCATCGCGTTCGACTGCCGGCTCGGTCGCATGCACGTCAACGCCGACTGGGTGGTCCTCGAGCCCGTGGACGCGGAGGGGCGGCCGTCCCTCCCGGGAGAGCCCTCCCGCACGACGCTCCTCACGAACCTTGCCAACCGGCTCCAGCCGCTCATCCGGTACGACCTCGGCGACAGCGTCACGACGATGCCGGAAAGGTGCCCCTGCGGCAGCCCGCTTCCCGTCGTCCGGCCCGAGGGGCGGCGCGACGAAACGCTGCGCGTGGAACGGGAGGACGGCACGAGCGTGCCGCTGCTCCCCCTGGTGCTGGCTACGGTGATCGAGGAAACGACGGGGCTTTCGAGGTACCAGCTCCTCCAGGCGGGGCCGAGCGCGCTTCGGCTGCGCTTCGAGGAAGCGCCGGGGCTGGACCGCGCGCAGGTCGGAGCGGAGGCGGAGCGCCGTCTCCGGGCCTACCTGTCCTCCGTGGGGGTCGGCGCGGTATCGATCGAGCGGTCGGAGGAGCGGCCGCAGGTCAATCCGTCGGGGGGAAAGACCCGCTCGTTCCTCGTCGAGCGATCTTCAACATCTTCTCGGTCGCCTTGA
- the nadB gene encoding L-aspartate oxidase gives MERVSKFLVIGSGIAGLSFALRAAKKGTVTVITKKKASESSTNYAQGGIATVWSGEDTFESHIEDTHRAGAGLCHPDTVDLVVRDAPARIRELIDWGVRFTRRTGKEEYDLHREGGHSKRRIFHSEDLTGREVERALLERVRENRNIRLLEHHAAVNLITRRKIAPDRRHPDEVLGAYVLDGLKGEVHRFTADATVLSTGGSGKVYLYTSNPDVATGDGVAMAYRAGATIANMEFVQFHPTCLFHPHAKSFLISEAVRGEGAILVNREGKRFMEGIHAMKELAPRDIVARAIDAELKRTGADCVFLDIRHKGKAFIRKHFPNIHATCLSFGIDMTKEPLPVVPAAHYQCGGVLTDLNGETDLARLFAVGECACTGLHGANRLASNSLLEALVFSDRAFRRAAERYAGTPRPSLDIPKWDPGEAQEPDEAVVVSHNWEELRRTMWNYVGIVRSNKRLSRALDRIEMLQREISEYYWNFRLTGDLLELRSICTVAELIVRCALQRRESRGLHTTIDYPYQDDEHGRRDTLVRRFRE, from the coding sequence ATGGAGCGGGTTTCGAAATTCCTGGTGATCGGCAGCGGAATCGCCGGATTGAGTTTCGCGTTGCGGGCGGCGAAAAAGGGAACGGTAACGGTCATCACCAAGAAGAAGGCGTCCGAATCGAGCACCAACTACGCCCAGGGGGGGATCGCGACCGTCTGGAGCGGCGAGGACACCTTCGAATCGCACATCGAGGACACCCACCGGGCGGGCGCCGGGCTGTGCCACCCGGACACCGTGGACCTGGTCGTCCGGGACGCGCCGGCGCGGATCCGGGAGCTGATCGACTGGGGGGTACGGTTCACCCGCCGGACCGGGAAGGAGGAGTACGACCTTCACCGCGAGGGGGGGCACTCGAAGCGCCGGATCTTCCATTCCGAGGACCTTACGGGGCGGGAAGTGGAGCGGGCGCTGCTGGAGCGGGTCCGGGAGAACCGGAACATCCGTCTGCTCGAGCACCACGCGGCGGTCAACCTCATCACCCGCCGGAAGATCGCCCCCGACCGGAGACATCCCGACGAGGTGCTGGGGGCGTACGTGCTCGACGGCTTGAAGGGGGAAGTTCACCGGTTCACGGCCGACGCGACGGTGCTGTCGACGGGCGGATCCGGCAAGGTGTACCTGTATACGAGCAATCCCGATGTCGCCACGGGGGACGGCGTCGCCATGGCGTACCGGGCGGGAGCGACGATCGCCAACATGGAGTTCGTCCAGTTCCACCCCACCTGCCTCTTCCACCCCCACGCCAAGTCGTTCCTCATCTCCGAGGCGGTCCGGGGGGAAGGCGCGATCCTGGTCAACCGGGAGGGGAAGCGCTTCATGGAGGGGATCCACGCCATGAAGGAGCTCGCGCCCCGGGACATCGTCGCGCGCGCGATCGACGCGGAGCTGAAAAGGACCGGCGCGGACTGCGTCTTCCTCGACATCCGGCACAAGGGGAAGGCGTTCATCCGGAAGCATTTCCCGAACATCCACGCGACGTGCCTGTCCTTCGGCATCGACATGACGAAGGAGCCGCTGCCGGTGGTTCCGGCGGCGCATTACCAGTGCGGCGGGGTGCTCACCGACCTCAACGGGGAAACGGACCTCGCGCGCCTGTTCGCCGTCGGGGAGTGCGCATGCACGGGGCTTCACGGGGCCAACCGGCTCGCATCCAACTCCCTCCTCGAAGCGCTGGTCTTCTCCGACCGGGCGTTCCGCCGCGCGGCGGAGCGGTACGCGGGGACGCCCCGCCCAAGTCTTGACATCCCGAAGTGGGATCCGGGGGAGGCGCAGGAGCCCGACGAGGCGGTCGTCGTCTCGCACAACTGGGAGGAGCTGCGCCGCACCATGTGGAACTACGTGGGGATCGTGCGGTCGAACAAGCGGCTGTCGCGCGCCCTGGACCGGATCGAGATGCTGCAGAGGGAAATCTCGGAGTACTACTGGAACTTCCGGCTGACGGGGGACCTCCTCGAGCTGCGCAGCATCTGCACCGTCGCGGAGCTGATCGTGCGCTGCGCCCTGCAGCGGAGGGAGAGCCGGGGGCTGCACACCACGATCGATTACCCGTACCAGGACGACGAGCACGGCCGCAGAGACACGCTGGTTCGCCGCTTCCGGGAATGA
- a CDS encoding lytic transglycosylase domain-containing protein: MVSLLLWPMAARGDIYKYVDGEGVVHFTNVQPDGKYRLYLREGPKARPAPVRAVGRSGYDDTGWMANYVERYCKANRMEPALVHAIIKAESDGRRNAISPKGAEGVMQLMPFTSRRMNVSDPFDPIENIEGGVRYIKELLAAFDGNIAHAVAAYNAGPGAVKKYGGVPPFKETRLYVERVLTLYRRYSQSE; encoded by the coding sequence ATGGTTTCCCTCCTCCTCTGGCCGATGGCGGCCCGCGGAGACATATACAAGTACGTGGATGGAGAAGGGGTGGTTCATTTTACCAACGTCCAGCCGGACGGGAAATACCGGCTTTACCTCCGGGAGGGACCCAAGGCCCGCCCCGCCCCGGTGAGGGCCGTCGGGCGCTCCGGGTACGACGATACCGGCTGGATGGCGAATTACGTGGAGCGGTACTGCAAGGCGAACCGGATGGAGCCCGCGCTCGTGCATGCCATCATCAAGGCGGAATCCGACGGCCGGCGGAACGCGATCTCCCCGAAGGGGGCGGAAGGCGTGATGCAGCTTATGCCGTTCACTTCACGGCGGATGAACGTGAGCGACCCGTTCGACCCGATCGAGAACATCGAGGGAGGGGTCCGGTACATCAAGGAGCTGCTCGCCGCCTTCGACGGGAACATCGCCCATGCCGTGGCGGCATACAACGCCGGACCGGGGGCTGTGAAGAAGTACGGCGGGGTGCCGCCCTTCAAGGAGACCCGCCTGTACGTCGAACGCGTTCTCACCCTGTACCGCCGGTACTCCCAGAGCGAATGA
- a CDS encoding NAD(P)H-dependent oxidoreductase subunit E, which produces MKRGTASVTAEICRKFGNDRSRLMDIAIAVQERFGCVSHEAMEEIARAVGSHRVEVESLVSFYSFLSVKPQGKVVIRLCRDIVDWMKGYEAVAEAMSRELGVTMGETTPDGAITLTHTPCIGMSDQAPAALINGVVVTHLTPERGRQLIRDLRKHLDPQQLVTMVGDGNNEHPLVRSMVRNNIRMRGPVHFAPFDPGSGLRKALALAPAEVIRAIKDSRLRGRGGAGFPAGLKWEMAAGSPGERRYVLCNADEGEPGTFKDRVLLTECADQLLEGMAIAGYAVGSDTGIVYLRGEYRYLLAFLESRIEERRRKGLLGRDILGRKGFHFDIRVQLGAGAYICGEETALISSCEGFRGDPKNRPPFPPQQGYLGSPTIVNNVETLCCVSRILVEGSDWFASMGSSRTTGTKVLSISGDCRKPGVYEVPFGITPAELLEMSEAENTGTLLIGGPCRQMIGPDRLEGRICYDDLATGGAIVVFNRARNRLEIAEHYLDFFIEESCGHCTPCRVGLILLKDLVHKVIEGAGAPADLAEMRSLSNFIIRTSRCGLGQAAPNPVLGALEIFGDLSAGFVAERRPGLLPEFDLSKAVIDAELRVGRQSKYV; this is translated from the coding sequence TTGAAACGGGGAACGGCGAGTGTAACCGCCGAAATCTGCAGGAAGTTCGGAAACGACCGCTCCCGCCTGATGGACATCGCCATCGCGGTGCAGGAAAGGTTCGGGTGCGTTTCGCACGAAGCCATGGAGGAGATCGCCCGCGCGGTCGGGTCGCACCGGGTGGAAGTGGAAAGCCTCGTGTCGTTTTATTCCTTCCTGTCGGTGAAGCCGCAGGGGAAGGTCGTCATCCGCCTCTGCCGCGACATCGTGGACTGGATGAAGGGGTACGAGGCCGTCGCGGAGGCGATGTCCAGGGAGCTCGGCGTCACGATGGGGGAGACGACGCCGGACGGCGCCATCACCCTGACCCACACCCCCTGCATCGGCATGAGCGACCAGGCGCCCGCCGCGCTGATCAACGGGGTGGTGGTGACGCACCTGACACCCGAACGGGGGCGGCAGCTCATCCGCGACCTGAGGAAGCACCTCGATCCGCAGCAGCTCGTCACGATGGTCGGGGACGGCAACAACGAGCATCCGCTCGTGCGGTCGATGGTCCGCAACAACATCCGGATGCGCGGGCCGGTCCATTTCGCCCCGTTCGACCCCGGGAGCGGTCTCCGGAAGGCGTTGGCGCTCGCACCCGCTGAGGTGATCCGCGCGATCAAGGACTCGCGGCTGCGCGGGCGCGGAGGGGCGGGCTTCCCCGCCGGGCTGAAATGGGAGATGGCCGCCGGTTCCCCCGGCGAGAGGCGTTACGTCCTGTGCAACGCCGACGAAGGGGAACCGGGAACCTTCAAGGACCGCGTCCTACTGACCGAGTGCGCCGACCAGCTTCTGGAGGGGATGGCGATCGCCGGCTACGCGGTCGGCAGCGACACGGGGATCGTCTACCTGCGGGGGGAGTACCGGTACCTCCTCGCGTTCCTCGAAAGCAGGATCGAAGAGCGTCGCCGGAAGGGGCTTCTCGGGCGGGACATCCTCGGGAGGAAAGGGTTCCACTTCGACATCCGGGTCCAGCTCGGCGCCGGGGCCTACATCTGCGGCGAGGAGACCGCGCTGATCAGCTCCTGCGAGGGGTTCCGCGGCGACCCGAAAAACCGCCCGCCGTTCCCGCCGCAGCAGGGATACCTGGGCAGCCCCACCATCGTCAACAACGTCGAGACGCTCTGCTGCGTATCCCGCATCCTGGTCGAGGGGAGCGACTGGTTCGCCTCGATGGGGTCCTCGCGGACCACCGGGACGAAGGTGCTGAGCATCTCCGGGGACTGCCGGAAGCCCGGGGTGTACGAAGTGCCGTTCGGCATCACCCCCGCCGAGCTGCTCGAGATGTCGGAGGCGGAAAACACGGGCACCCTGCTGATCGGCGGCCCCTGCCGGCAGATGATCGGGCCGGACCGGCTGGAGGGGCGGATCTGCTACGACGACCTCGCCACGGGCGGGGCGATCGTCGTCTTCAACCGCGCTCGCAACAGGCTGGAGATCGCGGAGCATTACCTCGACTTCTTCATCGAGGAGAGCTGCGGCCACTGCACTCCGTGCCGCGTGGGGCTGATCCTCCTGAAGGATCTGGTCCACAAGGTGATCGAGGGCGCCGGCGCCCCGGCGGACCTGGCGGAGATGCGCAGCCTGTCGAACTTCATCATCCGCACGAGCCGCTGCGGCCTCGGGCAGGCCGCCCCCAATCCCGTGCTGGGGGCCCTGGAGATCTTCGGGGACCTCTCGGCGGGGTTCGTCGCGGAGCGCAGGCCGGGACTGCTCCCGGAGTTCGACCTGTCCAAGGCGGTCATCGACGCCGAGCTGCGGGTCGGCAGGCAGTCGAAATACGTCTAA
- a CDS encoding 2Fe-2S iron-sulfur cluster-binding protein — translation MSRVTFTIDGKTVKAIRGQTILKAAEAAGIFIPRLCAYRDLTPHGSCRVCSVRVNGRIQAACVQTVAEGAVVESETPELQEFRRNLVDMLFVEGNHFCMFCEKSGFCELQALAYRFGIAAPRYRYLNPKRDIDLSHPDVYIDHNRCILCGRCVRASQDMDRKNVFQFVGRGSRKRLQVNGDSLSETDLKATDEAVSVCPVGALMRKRVGYEVPVGQRRYDGQPIGEDIETREDK, via the coding sequence ATGAGCCGCGTCACGTTCACGATCGACGGGAAGACGGTCAAGGCGATCCGGGGCCAGACGATCCTCAAGGCCGCGGAGGCGGCCGGGATCTTCATCCCGCGGCTGTGCGCATACCGGGACCTCACTCCCCACGGGAGCTGCCGGGTATGCTCGGTCCGGGTGAACGGACGCATCCAGGCCGCCTGCGTGCAGACCGTCGCCGAGGGGGCGGTCGTCGAGAGCGAGACCCCCGAGCTGCAGGAGTTCCGCCGGAACCTCGTCGACATGCTTTTCGTGGAGGGGAACCATTTCTGCATGTTCTGCGAGAAGAGCGGCTTCTGCGAGCTGCAGGCACTGGCCTACCGGTTCGGCATCGCGGCGCCGAGGTACCGGTACCTCAACCCGAAGCGCGACATCGACCTTTCGCATCCCGACGTCTACATCGACCACAACCGCTGCATCCTGTGCGGCCGCTGCGTCCGGGCCTCCCAGGACATGGACCGGAAGAACGTGTTCCAGTTCGTCGGGCGCGGCTCCAGGAAGCGGCTGCAGGTCAACGGCGATTCGCTGTCGGAGACCGACCTCAAGGCAACGGACGAGGCGGTCTCCGTCTGCCCGGTCGGCGCCCTGATGCGGAAGCGCGTCGGCTACGAGGTGCCCGTCGGGCAGCGGAGGTACGACGGGCAGCCCATCGGCGAAGATATCGAGACGAGGGAGGACAAATAG
- the pgsA gene encoding CDP-diacylglycerol--glycerol-3-phosphate 3-phosphatidyltransferase, producing MNSPSRLNIPNFLTLLRIVAIPAVVLLLLPGARREISFQSSFAAFSIFVGAAVTDLFDGYIARRYRMVTDVGKLLDPLADKLLVCAAMIMLIPPERVPAWMAVIVVAREIGVTALRGIASTEGVVIAASRLGKWKTLLLNIGVAMLILHYPLFGLPVHSMGLGVLSAGLVLTTWSGLDYFFRFVGELFKHGPADGPP from the coding sequence ATGAACAGCCCCTCCCGGCTGAATATTCCCAATTTTCTCACACTGTTGCGGATCGTCGCCATTCCCGCTGTGGTGCTTCTGCTGCTGCCGGGCGCCCGCCGGGAGATCTCCTTCCAGAGCTCGTTCGCGGCGTTTTCGATCTTCGTCGGCGCTGCGGTGACGGACCTGTTCGACGGCTACATCGCCCGCAGGTACCGGATGGTCACCGACGTGGGAAAGCTGCTCGACCCGCTGGCGGACAAGCTGCTGGTGTGCGCCGCCATGATCATGCTCATCCCGCCGGAACGGGTCCCCGCGTGGATGGCCGTCATTGTCGTGGCGCGGGAGATCGGCGTCACGGCCCTGCGCGGTATCGCTTCGACGGAGGGGGTGGTCATCGCCGCGTCGCGCCTGGGAAAATGGAAGACGCTCCTGCTGAACATCGGGGTGGCGATGCTGATCCTGCATTATCCTCTCTTCGGCCTTCCCGTCCACTCGATGGGGCTCGGGGTCCTTTCCGCCGGGCTCGTGCTTACCACATGGTCGGGGCTGGACTACTTTTTCCGGTTCGTGGGGGAGCTTTTCAAGCATGGTCCGGCCGACGGTCCTCCTTGA
- a CDS encoding threonine synthase — MDALACRSCDRTYSMEDPVWRCSCGGLLEIRFEARFDPEKIARRKPTMWRYREALPIRDDANIVSFDEGMTPLIPVDLGPGELLLKLEQLFTTGSYKDRGAAVLVSKAKELGVGRIVEDSSGNAGCAIAAYAAKAGIRCGILVPESASPGKLAQILMYGAELTRVPGSREDTAEAALAAAATDYYASHSWNPFFFHGTKTFAYEVWEQMGFRAPDTLLLPTGNGTLLIGSYIGFRELKGAGLIDRIPRHVVVQSARCAPLYEMFRDGLDSLPAVRGGDTIAEGVAIAAPVRWAEILEIVRSTGGEIVAADDPEVEEALLLLGRKGLYVEPTSALPVAAFLSRPSLRTGVVAAPLTGHGLKATEKMLKIARRGTSGSFPPTD; from the coding sequence ATGGACGCGCTGGCCTGCAGGTCGTGCGACAGGACGTATTCGATGGAGGACCCGGTATGGCGCTGCTCCTGCGGGGGACTCCTCGAGATCCGCTTCGAGGCCCGGTTCGACCCGGAGAAGATCGCCCGGCGGAAGCCCACGATGTGGCGGTACCGGGAAGCGCTGCCGATCCGGGACGACGCCAACATCGTCTCCTTCGACGAGGGGATGACCCCGCTGATCCCGGTGGACCTCGGCCCGGGGGAGCTTCTCCTCAAGCTCGAGCAGCTCTTCACGACGGGCTCGTACAAGGACCGCGGCGCCGCCGTGCTCGTCAGCAAGGCGAAGGAGCTCGGCGTCGGGCGGATCGTGGAGGATTCGTCGGGGAACGCGGGCTGCGCGATCGCGGCGTACGCGGCGAAGGCGGGGATCCGGTGCGGGATCCTGGTCCCTGAATCCGCATCGCCCGGGAAGCTGGCCCAGATCCTGATGTACGGGGCGGAGCTGACGCGTGTGCCCGGGAGCCGGGAAGACACCGCCGAAGCGGCGCTTGCGGCGGCCGCGACCGATTACTATGCGAGCCATTCCTGGAACCCGTTCTTCTTCCACGGGACGAAAACCTTCGCCTACGAGGTCTGGGAGCAGATGGGGTTCCGGGCGCCCGACACGCTCCTGCTGCCCACGGGCAACGGCACCCTCCTGATCGGCTCCTATATCGGATTCCGGGAGCTGAAAGGCGCCGGGCTGATCGACAGGATCCCGAGGCACGTGGTGGTCCAGTCGGCGCGGTGCGCGCCGCTTTACGAGATGTTCCGGGACGGGCTCGACTCCCTGCCGGCGGTCCGCGGCGGGGACACGATCGCCGAGGGAGTCGCGATCGCCGCACCGGTCCGGTGGGCGGAGATCCTGGAAATCGTGCGGAGCACCGGGGGGGAGATCGTCGCGGCGGACGATCCGGAAGTGGAAGAAGCGCTTCTCCTGCTGGGGCGCAAGGGGCTGTACGTGGAGCCGACCTCGGCTCTCCCCGTCGCGGCGTTCCTTTCCCGTCCCTCGCTCCGGACCGGCGTCGTGGCCGCCCCCCTGACGGGGCACGGGCTCAAGGCGACCGAGAAGATGTTGAAGATCGCTCGACGAGGAACGAGCGGGTCTTTCCCCCCGACGGATTGA
- a CDS encoding NADP oxidoreductase produces the protein MSPKPRIATASLAGCFGCHMSVLDIDERILELATRVEFDRSPINDFKEFRDRCAVGIVEGGCCNEENVELLEKFRKQCDVLISLGDCAINGGVPAMRNNIPLRECLEQAYLKCPGTYNPLNVLPNDPEIPLLLNRVYPCHEVVKIDRFIPGCPPPADAIWAALTALLTGRSAEPVYEHLKYD, from the coding sequence ATGTCGCCCAAGCCGCGCATCGCGACGGCCAGCCTGGCGGGCTGCTTCGGCTGCCACATGTCCGTCCTCGACATCGACGAGCGGATCCTCGAGCTGGCGACGAGGGTCGAGTTCGACCGCTCCCCGATCAACGACTTCAAGGAGTTCCGGGACCGCTGCGCGGTCGGCATCGTGGAGGGGGGGTGCTGCAACGAGGAGAACGTCGAGCTGCTGGAGAAGTTCCGGAAGCAGTGCGACGTGCTGATCTCCCTCGGAGACTGCGCGATCAACGGGGGCGTTCCCGCGATGCGGAACAACATCCCGCTGCGCGAGTGCCTCGAGCAGGCCTACCTGAAGTGCCCGGGAACCTACAACCCGCTGAACGTCCTGCCGAACGACCCGGAGATTCCCCTTCTGCTGAACCGGGTCTATCCGTGCCACGAAGTCGTGAAGATCGACCGCTTCATTCCGGGCTGCCCTCCGCCGGCGGACGCCATCTGGGCCGCCCTGACGGCCCTGCTGACCGGCAGGAGCGCGGAGCCGGTCTATGAGCACCTCAAGTACGATTAG